Within the Leptolyngbyaceae cyanobacterium genome, the region CTAGAGCGGGCAATACAAACTGAGGAGAGTATAGTTTTTATTGCAGGTATGCCTATTCAAACAGAATATTACTTTTACTATTCCTTAGTTTTAACCGCTATTTATACGACTGCTACAGCTTGGGAACAGCAGGAGTATCGAGAAATTTTAGAGGCTAATCAGCAAAAGATGAAAATTTGGGCAGATAACTGTCCGGAGAACTTTCTTCATAAATACCTGTTAATGGAAGCAGAAATAGCTCGCATTTCCGGCAAAGAAATAGAAGTGATATGGGACTTGTACGATCGCGCCATCTCTTCAGCCCATGAAAACGAGTTTATCCAGAATGAAGCTTTGGCTAATGAACTAGCCGCCAAGTTCTGGTTAGCTAAGGGTAAAGAGGAAATTGCCCAACTCTACATGAAAAAAGCTCACTATGGCTACCAGCTTTGGGGCGCTAAACGCAAAGTCGAAGATTTGGAGGAAAAATATCAGCAGCTATTACCTAAATCATCTGCTGTAAGTCGCGCTATTTCCATAGAGAAGACAATTACCACAACTGATTCTCAGTCAGGTGAAACTTTAGATTTAGCTACTTTCATCAAAGCAACCCAGGCGATTTCCAGCGAAATTATGCTGGATAAATTACTTGCTGCCTTAATGAAAATTCTCATCCAGAATGCCGGGGCGCAAATTGGTTATTTAATTTTGCAAAATGAAGGCAAATTGCAGATAGAAGCTTCTGGAGAAGTGGATTCGGATAACATTGCCATATTGGAATCAATTTCCATACAGAACCGCCTGCCAGAAGCAATTATCAATTACGTTGTCCGCACGAAAGAAACAGTGGTTTTAAATGATGCTACACGCGAAGGAAACTTTATTAATGACCCCTACATCAAACAGCATCAAGCTAAATCTATTTTGTGTGCGCCGCTGCTCGATCGATCTCGACTTATCGGCATTATTTATCTAGAAAATAATCTTACTAAAGGAGCTTTTACCCCAACCCGATTGTCTGTCTTACAACTGTTATCGGGACAAGCTGCCATCTCGATTGAAAATGCTCGCCTTTATCAAAGCCTAGAAGACAAAGTAAAACAACGTACTGCCCAACTCGCTAAAGCCAATCAGGAAATCACCGCTCTCAACGAACTCCTCAAACAAGAAAACTTTCGCATGAGAGCCGAGCTTGAAGTTACCAAACAACTGCAACAAATGATTTTACCGAAACAGTCGGAATTAGAATCAATTGCAGAATTAGAAATTGCTGGATTTATGGAACCAGCCGATGAAGTGGGCGGCGATTACTACGACGTATTGCAACGAGATGGTAAAATCAAAATTGGCATTGGCGATGTCACCGGACATGGGTTAGAAAGTGGCGTTTTAATGTTGATGACGCAAACGGCAGTCAGAACATTACAGGAAAGCAATTGCGCCGATCCAGTGCAATTTCTCGATATTCTCAACCGCACGATTTATCACAACGCTCAACGAATCAATCCTTATCGAAATTTAACTCTAACTTTGATAGATTACGCCGATCGCACTTTGAAAATTAGCGGTCAGCATGAGGAGATAATCATCGTGCGTGCTAACGGTGAATTAGAACTAATCGATACGCGACATCTCGGTTTTCCCATCGCTTTAGAGGAGGATATTGCTGATTTTATCGACTGCGAAGAAGTGCAACTTAATATAGGGGATGTGGTGGTATTGTATACTGATGGAGTTACAGAAGCTTTCGATATCGATCGCCATCAATACGGACTAGAACGTTTATGCGGAATAGCCCAACGCAACCACTCTCTTTCAGCAGAAGAAATCAGACAAGCGATCGTTGAAGACGTCCGACAGCATATCGGCTCCCAAAAAGTTTTTGACGATATTACTTTAGTGGTGATAAAACAGAAGTAGATATCTGTCTAATTTGTCCCTGCGATTCAATTTGTTAAATTTTTCAAAACTAAAGCTAAGCGTATGTCTCAAATCATCGGAAATTTTCTAGAAGAGATATTAGATGATAGTAAGATATTTATGATGGAATTTTTTATCCACGCTATACCTGTGGAAAAGCGCAAGCAAACAAGATATTTGTCTCTAGCTTTTATGGCTGAATACTTGACAAAATTTTTTCCTTTTAATGAAGAAGATGTCCAATTTTATCAAAAACAATTACAGCTTAAAAGTGCCGTAAATTATATCGCTAATGAATTGTTGGACAACTCAATAAAATATAATTATGAACTTGGCAAATATCCCCTAAGATTTGCAATTTACCTGCTGGATCGCGAATTAGTATTCGTAACCAGGAACTGCGCCAATAAAAAAAATTTGGATAGGTTGAATAACTTTATTAATGAGCTTATAAATTCAGATGTTAGTGAGTTTTATTTCCGTCAGATGGAAAAAGGGGCTGAGGAGAAGAGTGAAGAGTCCCAGTTGGGTTTCTTGAGCATCCTTAATGATTATGGAGCTAAATTAGGCTGGAAAATCGAGAAAGTGAGTGATGAACCTGAAATTACTACTGTTACCACAATGGTACAGCTAGTAACAAACTAATGGTAGGTTATTTAAATGATAAATAGCAGGCTGGAAGAAAATGGAAGTTAAAACTGATGACTATAGGGTATGGTACGATCGAGAAAACGCTACAATGAATTTTCAGGGTTTGTTGCGGGAAGGTACAATAGCTGACTACAAGGCTATAGAACATTTACTCGATGAGGCGCTAGCACAAGAACTATCAACTCTGACAATAAATATACAAAATTTAGAATTTATTGACAGTTCGGCGACGAGTGTATTATCTCGTTTTGTAATTGGCGTTCGTAAGAAAAAAACTATTCAGCTAGCAGTAAAAGGATCGAAAGCAATCCCCTGGCAAGATAAACTTTTAGATAATTGGCACAGATTAATGCCCGCTTTAACAGCAGAATGGGTAGAGTAAACATACCTTTTTATCTGATCGCGAGGATAGAAAGCGATCGCTCTTTTTTTGTTTATAGAGGTCTTCTCTGCGCCAGTCTCGTCCTACCGGTAAATAATTGCGGTTTTTGATGCTGTTGATAAACTGTTTTTCTGCTTCCCAAAGAGCAATGTTTGTTTGGGAAGCAGGTATAGAACTGATATGTAGATCGATCGCTTGACGAATAATTTCCGCTTCGCTAATACTTGCTTGTTGTGCGATCGCCTCTTTACTTACTTCACTTTTTTGGTGTATCATTCAAATAATAGAAATATAATCAAAGTTAATTATTAAATGATAGTTTTTCCTCATCAACATTAGCATATCCTAAAAAAATAAAGCCTGTCAATAGGTTCTTCCCCTAAGTTTAGGTTGAGGCATTTTCTAACTTTTATCTTTTATGAATGACTTTTAAAATCGAGTATATATGAGCGCACATTTTCCCATTCTTTTAGGATACATCAAATTATGAAAAAATGCAAGAGCGATCGCACTCTTAAAAAAAATACGATCGCACTTTTCACTCACTCTTAAATCACCGGAATTATTCAGCGTGCTGACGATACCAATCTATCGTATTCTTCAGCCCTTGCTTAAACTCCACTTGCGCGGCGAAACCAAACTTTTCCTTAGCGCGTTCGGTATCCAAACAACGCCGAGGTTGACCGTTTGGCTTATCGGTTTCCCAAACAATCTCTCCCTGAAATCCCATCAAATCGCAAATTAATTCCACTAAATCTTTGATGGTAATTTCATAATTAGTTCCCAAATTCACCGGGTCAGATTCATCGTAAGACTGAGTAGCCATGACGATTCCCCGTGCCGCATCATCTACATAAAGAAATTCGCGACTCGGACTGCCATCACCCCAAACAGGTAACTGTTTATCTCCCCGTACTTGTGCTTCGTGAACTTTGCGAATTAAAGCAGGAATTACGTGAGAACTACGAGGATCGAAATTATCTTCCGGGCCGTATAAATTCACAGGTAACAGATAGACACCATTGAATCCATACTGTTGCCGATAAGATTGTAATTGCACCAACAAAGCTTTTTTCGCCACACCGTAAGGTGCGTTCGTTTCTTCAGGATAACCTTCCCAAAGGTCATCTTCTTTAAACGGAACTGGTGTAAATTTCGGATAAGCGCAGATAGTACCAACGCAGACAAATTTTTCCACACCATTTTGATAAGCAGCGTGAATTAATTGCACGCCCATCATCAAATTATCGTAGAACAATTCACCCGGTTTTTCCCGATTTAAACCAATACCGCCAACGTGCGCCGCCAAGTGAACGATGACATCTTGATTTTGGGAAAGTTTTTCGCAAACATCCATCGATCGCAAATCGTACTCGCGCGATCGGGGTATCGTAATCTTATCGCGATCGGCTCCCGCATCACACAATTGTTGCACCACCTGGCGGCCTAAGAAACCAGCCCCGCCAGTGACCAAAATCCGTTTATCTTTCAAATCCAATCCTGCCATACATTCATCCTCATCTGTCGGGGCTGAACTCTACTCCATCACCGTAGCTGCATCTTGACGGATAGTAGCAATATCGCGGGCAAATTTCTCTCCCTTACCATCAGGTAAAGTCAATCCCAATCTTTGCAAATCTGCTTCCACCATCAATCCAACTAACTCTGGAAACGTAACAGAAGGTTCCCATCCTAACTTTTGTTTTGCCTTAGTCGGGTCGCCAATCAACAACTCAACCTCAGCTGGGCGCAGATAGCGCTCATCAAACTCCACGTAATCCTGCCAATTTAAATTGACATAACCAAAAGCCAAATCCAAAAATTCTCGAATCGAGTAAGTTTCACCAGTTGCAATCACGTAATCATCTGGCTGCTCTTGTTGTAGCATCAGCCACATTGCTCTCACGTAATCTTTCGCATAGCCCCAGTCTCGCTTAGAATCTAGATTACCCAAGTAAGTTTTTTTCTGTTTGCCAGCAACAATTCTGGCTACCGCTCGCGTAATCTTGCGCGTCACGAAAGTTTCTCCACGACGCGGACTTTCATGGTTAAATAATATACCATTACAAGCAAACAAACCGTAAGATTCCCGATAATTCACAGTTTGCCAGTGACCGTAAACCTTGGCACAAGCATATGGACTGCGCGGATAAAACGGCGTCGTTTCCTTCTGAGGAATTTCCTGCACTTTCCCGAACATCTCAGAAGAACCCGCTTGATAGTAGCGCACTTCAATACCCGTGCGTTGCTGGTAATCGCGAATAGCTTCCAGTAAACGCAATACACCCATCGCCACTGTATCCACGGTGTACTCCGGCGAGTCAAAGCTAACTCTAACGTGAGATTGCGCCCCCAGGTTATAAATTTCTACTGGCTTAACTTCTTCTAAAATTCGGCGTAAGGTTACACCTTCAGTTAAATCACCGTAATGCAGAAACAACCGTGCTTCTGGATTATGAGGGTCTACATATATATGATCTATACGGTCTGTATTAAACGTAGAAGTCCGGCGGATAATCCCATGAACTTCATACCCTTGTTCGAGCAAAAACTCACTCAAGTAAGAACCATCTTGACCAGTAATACCCGTGAGTAGCGCTCGCTTCCGTTCCGTCATCTTTCCAATTCCTTAATAGTTTTTGAATTACAATACAGCTTTTGCAGGGGTTGCCTTATTTATGACTAGATAGCAAACTGGGAAATTTTCGCTCCCACGAAGACTACCACTTACCACCTGCGTCTGTTTTAATATCATGTCCGTTCAGTTGACTAGAATAAAAATTCCCCCGTGTTAGGAAAATCAGTCTTAACTAAGGGTATTCCATCGGACAAGATATAACCCCTGATGTTTTGGCTCTCTTCTCGCTAAACGCGATAGAAAGCTTGTTGTTAATCCTTACCTAAGTTAACCCAAACTTTAACCACAAGTAACAAGAAAATATATATTTTTTGCAAAGAATCAACGTGAAGTACCGCGAGTGAAGCGTAGCGGTACTTGTGGCTGACTGCTCCGAACCAGTAACCAGGCTCGTACAAGCGTCTTTCAACTAGCTGGTCAGGTGTAGATTTCCCTTCTTACAAGGGTATTTTCGACGAAAAAAAACAGCATCAAGTTGAGGGCAGCATTAATATCTCTGTCCTAAATTTTTGAACGTTAAGGACATCAACGCTCACGAATAATCAGGGTTAAATCTTTCTTGATGCAACCACAATTAGAGCATCGTTTAAAACTGGGAAAGCTCTATCTACATGGTGAATTTCACACTTGTTAATATCCTCTATGTACCACAGGGAACTCACAAAATTACCCTAGTTAATTATCTCCCTTTTTACTATCAAAATGTGAAAGTGCTGAGAATGAATTAAACAATTCAGGACTCAGCACTTAGTGTGATAGAAGAGGTGTTTTTTCCTCATTCTCTATTTAAATATCAATTCTCGCTGTTTTGTTTGATATTGCAAAGCATATTATCTGTCAATATGCTCCA harbors:
- a CDS encoding GDP-L-fucose synthase; its protein translation is MAGLDLKDKRILVTGGAGFLGRQVVQQLCDAGADRDKITIPRSREYDLRSMDVCEKLSQNQDVIVHLAAHVGGIGLNREKPGELFYDNLMMGVQLIHAAYQNGVEKFVCVGTICAYPKFTPVPFKEDDLWEGYPEETNAPYGVAKKALLVQLQSYRQQYGFNGVYLLPVNLYGPEDNFDPRSSHVIPALIRKVHEAQVRGDKQLPVWGDGSPSREFLYVDDAARGIVMATQSYDESDPVNLGTNYEITIKDLVELICDLMGFQGEIVWETDKPNGQPRRCLDTERAKEKFGFAAQVEFKQGLKNTIDWYRQHAE
- the gmd gene encoding GDP-mannose 4,6-dehydratase — its product is MTERKRALLTGITGQDGSYLSEFLLEQGYEVHGIIRRTSTFNTDRIDHIYVDPHNPEARLFLHYGDLTEGVTLRRILEEVKPVEIYNLGAQSHVRVSFDSPEYTVDTVAMGVLRLLEAIRDYQQRTGIEVRYYQAGSSEMFGKVQEIPQKETTPFYPRSPYACAKVYGHWQTVNYRESYGLFACNGILFNHESPRRGETFVTRKITRAVARIVAGKQKKTYLGNLDSKRDWGYAKDYVRAMWLMLQQEQPDDYVIATGETYSIREFLDLAFGYVNLNWQDYVEFDERYLRPAEVELLIGDPTKAKQKLGWEPSVTFPELVGLMVEADLQRLGLTLPDGKGEKFARDIATIRQDAATVME